From Vairimorpha necatrix chromosome 9, complete sequence, one genomic window encodes:
- a CDS encoding small coPII coat GTPase (SAR1) — MDKVKEFYTKFYDKLSKTYDFIFGNFIRQLFTKPASIVFLGIDNAGKTSLVRKLKRGTNETYMPTRHASKSDIEIGNLKATVVDVGGHKQARVVWSNYFYNCDGIIFIVDTSDPERFSEVNVAYKEVRKFEKKAPIAVLMNKIDLCGKTEDDVEWCEDIKKKTGIFDHPGSEEEQPVNVAWVSIVKESSEALTGPLAMSFKWLEMMINKKTTN; from the coding sequence ATGGACAAGGTCAAAGAATTCTATACAAAATTCTATGACAAATTATCAAAGACATACGACTTCATCTTTGGTAACTTCATAAGACAACTCTTCACTAAACCCGCCTCAATTGTCTTTTTAGGCATAGACAATGCAGGCAAGACTTCTCTAGTCAGAAAACTCAAACGGGGCACAAATGAGACATACATGCCTACTAGGCATGCAAGTAAGTCAGATATAGAAATCGGCAACTTAAAAGCCACTGTAGTGGATGTAGGAGGACATAAACAGGCCAGAGTAGTCTGGTCTAATTATTTCTACAATTGTGATGGGATTATATTCATAGTAGACACAAGTGACCCAGAAAGATTTAGTGAAGTAAATGTGGCTTATAAAGAAGTAAGGAAGTTTGAGAAGAAGGCGCCTATAGCAGTATTGATGAATAAAATAGACTTGTGTGGGAAGACTGAGGATGATGTAGAATGGTgtgaagatataaaaaagaagacaGGGATATTTGACCACCCTGGGAGTGAAGAAGAGCAGCCTGTAAATGTGGCGTGGGTTAGTATAGTGAAAGAGAGTAGTGAAGCACTGACGGGGCCCTTAGCCATGTCTTTTAAGTGGTTAGAGAtgatgataaataaaaagactactaattaa
- a CDS encoding putative SP-containing protein, with translation MMLFALFLSAFSLSKDFLSALKEEDIRMARHLISHGMTVTHPEYPFLKTSTGEYTGHDTEELNEEDRRMARHLSLEGYTVN, from the coding sequence ATGATGCTCTTCGCTCTTTTTCTTAGTGCTTTTTCTCTCTCTAAAGATTTCCTTAGTGCCTTGAAGGAGGAGGACATTAGAATGGCGAGACACTTGATAAGTCACGGGATGACAGTCACTCACCCTGAGTACCCTTTTCTAAAGACCAGTACGGGAGAATATACAGGACATGATACAGAGGAACTTAATGAAGAAGACAGACGGATGGCAAGACATTTATCCCTTGAGGGGTATACCGTCaattaa
- a CDS encoding double-strand-break repair RAD21-like protein — MFYAKDLLSMQTKSDISLIYYLSTTGFSRRISKKDIIRLNIKDTLVTVLDQSFALRLYGFILKGVSKVYILKITYFENEVTDLLNLLRVRVLKKTVKPKLSVSSDDGDIYDGGLCSEIINDTEYNMMEDFNCIKNNISCIKNTNCINTDLYLSSDFNCIKTEYKVRNNKIVDEKIEDSSEYSRNIKRHKPLYKFINIKEYPVFRLMNKKEYKDSLEVYRNKSSSNYPSQILSESKMFSSRFLNFSSKFDSNISLDEDFNIKQASCYSSEYKVQLLDLLRPGKYFSEVVSGTRKTKALMFYELLNLLSQDLVECSQENEDILISRVSY; from the coding sequence ATGTTTTATGCAAAAGATCTTTTATCAATGCAGACTAAATCCGACATTTCTctcatttattatttatctaCTACTGGTTTCTCCAGACGTATTAGTAAGAAGGACATTATAAGACTGAATATCAAAGACACTCTCGTGACTGTATTAGACCAGTCTTTTGCTCTTAGATTGTATGGGTTTATTCTTAAAGGCGTGTCTAAGGTTTACATATTAAAGATTACATATTTTGAGAATGAAGTTACcgatcttttaaatttattaagagTTCGTGTTTTAAAGAAGACTGTTAAGCCTAAGTTGTCGGTTAGTAGTGACGATGGGGATATTTATGATGGCGGGTTGTGTAGTGAGATAATTAATGATACAGAATATAATATGATGGAAGATtttaattgtataaaaaataatattagttGTATTAAGAATACTAATTGTATTAATACAGATTTGTATCTTAGTTCTGATtttaattgtataaaaacaGAGTATAAAGTCaggaataataaaatagtaGACGAGAAGATAGAAGATTCCTCAGAATATTCTAGGAATATAAAGAGGCACAAGcctctttataaatttataaatattaaagagTATCCTGTTTTCAGATTAATGAATaagaaagaatataaagattCTTTGGAAGTGTACAGGAACAAGTCAAGCTCGAATTATCCATCACAGATCTTAAGTGAGTCGAAAATGTTCTCCAGTAGATTCCTGAATTTCTCTAGTAAATTTGACTCGAATATTTCTCTTGATGAggattttaatattaagcAGGCGTCTTGTTATTCCTCGGAATATAAAGTCCAATTACTAGATTTACTTCGGCCTGGGAAGTATTTCTCAGAGGTAGTCAGCGGGACAAGGAAGACCAAGGCTCTGATGTTTTATGAATTACTGAATCTTCTGAGTCAGGACTTAGTAGAATGTAGTCAAGAAAATGAggatattttaataagcAGAGTGAGCTACTAA
- a CDS encoding kinesin-like protein KIF21B codes for MQNKNINVEIRIKPSLESSLEVNSNSLQVGTKKYFFNKVHITTTQKQIFEGSVVPLLEKFLKGENCTILAYGQTGSGKTYTMGIEDDTLNNLDLIDSCSKGIVPRSLEYLFNKDCKISCSFIEIYNEEVIDLLSSHKIPLSLRESKGDVIIAGVTEKEVYNLEEVTNLLRQGCQERTTKSTNMNSQSSRSHAIFTLTNFNFNKNSSNEISNSKIVVTNNKNSPNVVTNMISYSKISFVDLAGSERLKRTLCTGVRAKESISINSGLLALGNVISSLYLKRSHIPYRDSKLTRILQSCLNTHILMIACISSISKDINETNNTLKYASRASSIEMNIKKNIEVDTSKYEIIKLKKEIQRLSTENQILRERMKKIKSEDVEELIKENRRMKNEIERKKEEGKSEDIAQMIIKHPFVQNLINENERLQKNQDKIKRDGDKINMDKMNGDGDKMNGDKVNGDGDTTNGDKVNDENKIYIYTDENKINTDKNTDYNKINTNKDINTDINTIENKLSWKRIKHVTFDISPPKKKSSLWTPRKERVLMDTVVKDKILGYIPHSMIIYNDHLIFSSYDNLLRVRSPSGEISTLCSDAGIKCLCSDESILYSTRMILKTVDFRTKGMPLYAYRNEISCIMKRGHLIYTGHEDGSLSVLDIRNMSIKSEKIHSGTIFCIEEQNNKIYTCSRDHTIKMIDTTNNNQCKQNYSSNNNNQCNQSYVKSSNIYGNTSSTNNTNTCTNVSSAYLLNPPHFDVVHSLIKYKGDLLSLSRDCSLKRWREGEIVKTVPNAHSSWIKCGVALSDSFVTGSKNGTLRYWDYCEDSVFCVGSFKTGPVNCMVRYKEGAYVGAQNKEITYLISTYK; via the coding sequence ATgcagaataaaaatataaatgttgAAATCCGCATAAAACCAAGTCTCGAATCATCTCTAGAAGTAAATTCTAATTCTCTCCAAGTTGgtactaaaaagtatttctTCAATAAAGTCCACATTACTACTACTCAGAAGCAGATATTTGAAGGGAGTGTAGTGCCTTTACTTGAGAAATTTCTTAAAGGTGAAAATTGTACAATATTAGCATATGGACAAACTGGATCTGGTAAGACATACACCATGGGTATAGAAGATGACACTTTAAACAATCTAGACTTAATAGATTCATGTAGTAAAGGGATTGTTCCTAGATCTTtggaatatttatttaataaagattgtaaaatatcttgttcatttatagaaatttataatgaaGAAGTCATTGATTTACTTTCTTCTCATAAGATTCCTCTGTCTCTTAGAGAATCAAAAGGGGATGTTATAATAGCAGGAGTCACTGAGAAAGAAgtttataatttagaaGAAGTTACAAATCTTTTAAGACAAGGATGTCAAGAAAGAACAACAAAATCCACAAATATGAATTCTCAATCATCAAGATCTCATGCCATTTTTACATTAACGAATTTTAACTTTAATAAGAACTCATCAAATGAGATCTCTAATAGTAAGATCGTCGTTACTAATAATAAGAACTCACCAAATGTCGTTACTAATATGATTTCGTAtagtaaaatatcattCGTAGATTTGGCGGGTTCAGAGAGACTTAAAAGGACTCTTTGTACAGGTGTAAGAGCCAAAGAATCAATTTCTATTAATTCTGGTCTCTTAGCCCTTGGTAATGTCATCTcaagtttatatttaaaaagatctCATATTCCTTATAGAGACAGTAAACTTACTCGTATATTACAATCTTGTCTAAATACACATATCTTAATGATAGCTTGTATAAGTTCAATATCTAAAGATATAAATGAGACTAATAatacattaaaatatgCTAGTAGAGCTTCTAGTATAGAAATGAATATTAAGAAGAATATAGAAGTAGATACAagtaaatatgaaataattaaattaaagaaagaGATACAGAGACTTAGTACTGAGAATCAGATATTAAGAGAGAGAATGAAGAAGATTAAGAGTGAAGATGTAgaagaattaataaaagagAATAGAAGAATGAAGAATGAGATAGAGAGGAAGAAAGAAGAAGGAAAAAGTGAAGATATAGCGCAGATGATAATTAAGCACCCATTTGTACAGAACTTAATAAATGAGAATGAGAGACTccaaaaaaatcaagacAAGATAAAAAGGGACGGAGATAAGATAAATATGGACAAGATGAATGGGGACGGAGATAAGATGAATGGGGATAAGGTGAATGGGGATGGAGATACGACAAATGGGGATAAGGTGAATGACgaaaataagatttatatttatacagacgaaaataaaataaatacagaCAAAAACACAGactataataaaataaatacaaacaaagatataaatacagatataaatacaatagaaaataaattatcatgGAAAAGAATAAAACACGTCACTTTTGATATAAGTCCCCCAAAGAAGAAATCTTCCCTTTGGACCCCCAGGAAAGAGAGAGTCCTCATGGACACAGTTGTAAAAGACAAGATCCTCGGGTATATTCCCCACTCTATGATAATTTACAATGATCATCTTATCTTCTCCTCCTATGATAATCTCCTCAGAGTCCGGAGTCCCTCAGGGGAGATCTCCACCCTGTGCTCAGACGCGGGGATCAAGTGCCTCTGCAGTGACGAGTCCATTTTGTACTCCACGAGGATGATCCTCAAGACAGTGGATTTCAGGACTAAAGGCATGCCCCTGTACGCTTACAGGAATGAGATAAGTTGTATAATGAAGAGAGGCCACTTAATTTACACTGGACATGAAGATGGGAGTCTGAGTGTATTAGATATAAGGAATATGAGTATTAAGAGTGAGAAGATACACAGTGGGACAATATTCTGTATAGAAGAGcagaataataaaatatatacatGTAGTAGGGATCACACCATCAAGATGATAGACACtacaaataataatcaaTGTAAACAGAATTATAGTagtaataataataatcaatGTAATCAGAGTTATGTAAAGAGTAGTAATATTTATGGTAATACAAGTAGTACTAATAATACTAATACTTGTACTAATGTTAGTAGTGCTTATTTGTTAAATCCCCCACATTTTGATGTCGTACATAGTctcataaaatataaaggaGATCTCCTTAGTCTCAGTAGGGACTGCTCCCTAAAGAGATGGAGAGAAGGGGAAATAGTCAAGACTGTCCCTAATGCCCACTCCTCGTGGATAAAGTGCGGGGTCGCCCTCTCGGACTCATTCGTCACTGGCTCTAAAAATGGTACCCTGAGATACTGGGACTACTGTGAGGACAGTGTCTTCTGTGTGGGGTCATTTAAGACTGGGCCAGTGAACTGTATGGTGAGATATAAAGAGGGAGCGTATGTAGGAGCACAAAATAAAGAGATAACATATCTAATCAGTACATATAAGTAG
- a CDS encoding armadillo repeat-containing protein, translating to MFNFTNSHISNVDIYIGHININTVKCPDLINFRNNLPYSPKSNLDLELQDILSKNNKSNFINLSPHDISVITDIYYILKIPKNFLNRLELYISNIKYPYTYLDIKIIKIYKKICTKYKLQEKFDIYSSILTNSQQNCPCVIAIKNVLNYKYSDFNTYELTKSLDFVSYKDKFIIFNILLLKNPDLQIFNVNCIYEKNFIIFLAFFLKNNDKGLKFLKYKQLDLLNQNMFLDYILTLNNEENRKYINLSKIFKNFSNDFIDINSLLVLLNVTRSVFMLRSEIIKFPIIEILLNLLEEDNIKFLKEENSNIDYKIIYKGITRSYKKIILNIFTNLLLEFGNYRKIFVELKGFEKVERCREYPYEILRLYKNYLYDNTVESKMNFLEYGDEWFENIFNHNETNITENYTNGFISDIEESTNNSIDNNALNLSSNNSLLSNTTSNNNISNNIDINIDNTTSNNVTTSNNNNNIDNNTLVCNGANSYYDNQMMEVLFNLIRNLVCDKIHISNYLIKKIFIHLINTTNKKILIHILYCMVNISANDIKFRDLLLQDNDVLLRLKDLFNIHDFNLSLVWILINLSWKDDGYEERIRIINKYDFQEILMKIESTNGFLVDKIQTALENLKEPN from the coding sequence ATGTtcaattttacaaattctCATATATCAAATGTAGACATCTACATCGGCCATATAAACATCAACACTGTAAAATGTCCAGACTTAATTAATTTCAGAAACAATCTTCCATATTCTCCAAAATCAAATCTAGATCTAGAATTACAAGACATACTAtcaaaaaacaacaaatCAAACTTCATAAACTTATCTCCTCACGATATATCTGTCATTACTGACATTTACTACATTCTAAAAATccctaaaaattttttaaataggTTAGaactttatatttctaatataaaatatccaTACACATATTTGGACATAAAAATCatcaaaatatacaaaaaaatatgtacaaaatacaaattacaagaaaaatttgatatttattcCTCAATATTAACTAATTCTCAACAAAATTGTCCATGTGTTATAGCAAtcaaaaatgttttaaattacaaatattcAGATTTTAATACATACGAACTTACAAAATCTCTAGATTTTGTAAGTTACAAAgacaaatttattatttttaacattttacttttaaaaaatccagatttacaaatttttaatgtaaattgtatttacgaaaaaaattttataatttttttagcattttttttaaaaaataatgataaaggtttaaaatttttaaaatacaaacaattagatttattaaacCAGAACATGTTTTTAGATTACATTTTGACACTTAATAATGAAGAAAACAggaaatatataaatttatcaaaaatttttaaaaattttagtaatgattttatagatataaattcgttattagttttattaaatgtaaCTAGATCAGTATTTATGTTAAGAAgtgaaattataaagtttcctattatagaaatattattaaatttacttgaagaagataatataaaatttttaaaagaagaaaatagtaatattgattataaaattatttataaaggGATAACAAGGTCgtataagaaaattatattgaatatttttactaatttATTACTAGAGTTTGGGAATTATAGGAAGATTTTTGTTGAATTAAAAGGGTTTGAGAAGGTAGAGAGATGTAGAGAGTATCCGTATGAGATATTAAGGTTATATAAGAATTATTTGTATGATAATACAGTAGAGAGTAAAATGAACTTTTTAGAATATGGAGATGAATGGTTtgagaatatttttaatcacAATGAAACAAATATTACAGAAAATTATACTAATGGATTTATAAGTGACATAGAAGAAAGCACAAATAACAGTATAGATAATAATGCATTAAATCTGTCATCTAATAATAGTTTACTAAGTAATACTACATCAAATAACAATATATCTAATAATATAGATATCAATATAGATAATACCACATCAAATAATGTTACTACatctaataataataataatatagatAATAACACATTAGTTTGTAATGGTGCTAATTCATATTATGATAATCAAATGATGGAAGTTTTATTCAATTTAATTAGAAATCTAGTCTGTGACAAGATCCACATAAGCAATTActtaatcaaaaaaatcttcatcCACTTAATAAACACTACCAATAAGAAGATACTTATCCACATTTTATACTGTATGGTCAATATATCAGCaaatgatataaaattcaGAGACTTGTTGTTACAAGACAATGATGTTTTATTAAGActtaaagatttatttaatattcaTGATTTTAACCTGTCACTAGTGTGGATTTTGATTAATTTATCGTGGAAAGATGACGGGTATGAAGAAAGAATACggattattaataaatatgattttcAGGAGATATTAATGAAGATTGAGAGTACTAATGGGTTTTTAGTGGATAAAATACAGACAGCTTTAgagaatttaaaagaacccaattaa